In a genomic window of Arvicanthis niloticus isolate mArvNil1 chromosome 8, mArvNil1.pat.X, whole genome shotgun sequence:
- the Fam217a gene encoding protein FAM217A isoform X1, with translation MSRVTQRAPVSPEHLPLPASHSCAFDRASWLPEGRVFSNVQREKIISKFLKGSVLKRVFGAQQLRWEGPNSLREDPGSTSPSTTKKAGAQPEPAELFAQQEEEPVPWAGDQEDNEDDDNDDENNDDGQDTWAFEQDEALREQKNSSNKMGRKDTESCSTNLPVASTSQENLSQWNLDAEELFDEKESFSSENDGAAGGKTNKNHLENPAEQLVLQLTVSEHPHSRSQQNSNQGVFQLWSSPVNKGSTIDKREFKKSSVETGFNAANSPRLFTVNHLLASIPGLTDSKQVIPYPGQSMPAGLCWPYADGDFLKDRNEFHINSFSSMENNGDSLSASNWNFKYRNCSVEESITDESDLSENEKMNDSLLSYFKKMDLKLKPERIEHVERAFTEEADEVSVYADFLPAPFNTLDLHRFAFSKCESWRAAVDPPESSIERLIIRLLELERLQHMTIQRERPRLQSTFCSSMFSVAERPSSSKAIALKAKPPKNPETSTLQTSGIDKNRDKRKNNSGSGKPEQNVSKGSLSKSKSNSRQLLKCPSTSKQCAVAHDDLKNSKNSILNSCQEPPPKPTNTTQATQPMAKVVSTRCLPPRSPMPVSPIPLSFPENPREEGKVPRTKKKCHRKSILLNRSFYIQKRNCLSPSLIARGKCSPTDQK, from the exons ATGTCCAGAGTAACACAG agagcTCCCGTGTCTCCGGAGCACCTTCCGCTGCCAGCAAGCCACAGCTGTGCATTCGACAGGGCCAGCTGGCTCCCAGAAGGCAGAGTGTTCAGCAACGTTCAGAGAGAGAAGATCATCTCCAAGTTTCTCAAAGGAAGCGTCCTGAAAAGGGTGTTTGGAGCGCAGCagctaaggtgggagggcccCAACTCCCTGAGAGAAGATCCCGGCTCCACCAGTCCTAGCACCACAAA GAAGGCCGGGGCCCAGCCAGAGCCCGCCGAGCTGTTCGCCCAGCAAGAGGAGGAGCCCGTGCCCTGGGCTGGAGACCAGGAAGACAACGAAGACGACGACAACGACGACGAAAACAACGACGACGGCCAGGACACGTGGGCCTTCGAGCAGGACGA GGCCTTAAGGGAACAGAAGAACAGCTCCaacaaaatgggaagaaaagacaCCGAGAGCTGTAGCACCAACCTGCCAGTGGCGAGCACCTCTCAGGAG AATCTCTCTCAATGGAACCTGGATGCAGAAGAACTCTTTGATGAAAAGGAGAGCTTCTCATCTGAAAACGATGGTGCGGCAGGTG GCAAGACTAACAAG AACCATCTGGAAAATCCAGCCGAACAGCTGGTATTGCAGCTGACCGTATCAGAGCATCCTCACAGCAGATCACAG CAGAACAGTAATCAAGGGGTATTTCAGCTATGGAGTTCTCCTGTTAATAAAGGAAGTACCATAGATAAAAG agaattcAAAAAGTCGTCAGTGGAAACTGGCTTCAATGCAGCCAACAGTCCCAGGCTCTTCACTGTAAACCACTTATTAGCAAGTATTCCGGGTTTGACAGATAGCAAGCAAGTCATTCCTTATCCTGGTCAGTCAATGCCAGCAGGTCTGTGCTGGCCTTATGCCGATGGAGACTTTCTTAAGGATAGAAATGAGTTTCATATTAACTCGTTTTCAAGTATGGAAAACAATGGTGACTCTTTATCTGCTTCAAATTGGAATTTCAAATACAGAAACTGCAGTGTGGAAGAAAGTATCACAGATGAGAGTGACTTGTCCGAAAACGAGAAAATGAATGACTCTCTGCTCAGCTACTTTAAAAAGATGGACCTGAAGTTAAAGCCAGAAAGGATAGAACATGTGGAGAGAGCTTTCACAGAGGAAGCAGACGAAGTGTCTGTATATGCCGACTTTCTCCCTGCCCCTTTCAACACTCTGGACCTGCACAGATTTGCCTTCTCAAAATGTGAAAGCTGGAGGGCAGCCGTGGACCCTCCAGAAAGTTCCATTGAGCGCTTGATAATTCGTTTATTGGAACTGGAAAGATTACAACATAtgaccatacagagagagaggccAAGACTCCAAAGCACTTTCTGCAGCTCCATGTTCTCAGTGGCAGAACGACCCTCTTCCTCTAAAGCCATTGCACTGAAAGCCAAGCCTCCGAAGAATCCTGAAACATCGACTCTCCAGACCTCTGGCATAGATAAAAATCGAGACAAGAGAAAAAACAACTCTGGCTCTGGCAAACCAGAACAAAATGTTTCCAAAGGGAGCTTGAGCAAAAGTAAGTCGAACTCTAGACAGTTGCTAAAATGTCCATCCACTTCAAAACAGTGTGCTGTGGCCCACGATGACCTAAAGAATTCCAAAAACTCCATTTTAAACTCTTGCCAGGAACCCCCACCCAAGCCTACTAATACTACCCAAGCAACTCAACCGATGGCTAAAGTGGTCTCAACAAGATGCCTCCCACCGAGGTCCCCGATGCCAGTTTCCCCTATACCCCTGTCCTTCCCTGAAAATCCAAGGGAAGAAGGTAAAGTGCCAAGGACCAAAAAGAAATGTCACCGAAAAAGCATACTACTGAATCGATCTTTCTATATTCAGAAGCGAAACTGCTTATCACCTTCACTTATAGCCAGGGGCAAGTGCTCACCCACTGACCAAAAATAG
- the Fam217a gene encoding protein FAM217A isoform X2: MSRVTQRAPVSPEHLPLPASHSCAFDRASWLPEGRVFSNVQREKIISKFLKGSVLKRVFGAQQLRWEGPNSLREDPGSTSPSTTKKAGAQPEPAELFAQQEEEPVPWAGDQEDNEDDDNDDENNDDGQDTWAFEQDEALREQKNSSNKMGRKDTESCSTNLPVASTSQENLSQWNLDAEELFDEKESFSSENDGAAGGKTNKNHLENPAEQLVLQLTVSEHPHSRSQNSNQGVFQLWSSPVNKGSTIDKREFKKSSVETGFNAANSPRLFTVNHLLASIPGLTDSKQVIPYPGQSMPAGLCWPYADGDFLKDRNEFHINSFSSMENNGDSLSASNWNFKYRNCSVEESITDESDLSENEKMNDSLLSYFKKMDLKLKPERIEHVERAFTEEADEVSVYADFLPAPFNTLDLHRFAFSKCESWRAAVDPPESSIERLIIRLLELERLQHMTIQRERPRLQSTFCSSMFSVAERPSSSKAIALKAKPPKNPETSTLQTSGIDKNRDKRKNNSGSGKPEQNVSKGSLSKSKSNSRQLLKCPSTSKQCAVAHDDLKNSKNSILNSCQEPPPKPTNTTQATQPMAKVVSTRCLPPRSPMPVSPIPLSFPENPREEGKVPRTKKKCHRKSILLNRSFYIQKRNCLSPSLIARGKCSPTDQK; encoded by the exons ATGTCCAGAGTAACACAG agagcTCCCGTGTCTCCGGAGCACCTTCCGCTGCCAGCAAGCCACAGCTGTGCATTCGACAGGGCCAGCTGGCTCCCAGAAGGCAGAGTGTTCAGCAACGTTCAGAGAGAGAAGATCATCTCCAAGTTTCTCAAAGGAAGCGTCCTGAAAAGGGTGTTTGGAGCGCAGCagctaaggtgggagggcccCAACTCCCTGAGAGAAGATCCCGGCTCCACCAGTCCTAGCACCACAAA GAAGGCCGGGGCCCAGCCAGAGCCCGCCGAGCTGTTCGCCCAGCAAGAGGAGGAGCCCGTGCCCTGGGCTGGAGACCAGGAAGACAACGAAGACGACGACAACGACGACGAAAACAACGACGACGGCCAGGACACGTGGGCCTTCGAGCAGGACGA GGCCTTAAGGGAACAGAAGAACAGCTCCaacaaaatgggaagaaaagacaCCGAGAGCTGTAGCACCAACCTGCCAGTGGCGAGCACCTCTCAGGAG AATCTCTCTCAATGGAACCTGGATGCAGAAGAACTCTTTGATGAAAAGGAGAGCTTCTCATCTGAAAACGATGGTGCGGCAGGTG GCAAGACTAACAAG AACCATCTGGAAAATCCAGCCGAACAGCTGGTATTGCAGCTGACCGTATCAGAGCATCCTCACAGCAGATCACAG AACAGTAATCAAGGGGTATTTCAGCTATGGAGTTCTCCTGTTAATAAAGGAAGTACCATAGATAAAAG agaattcAAAAAGTCGTCAGTGGAAACTGGCTTCAATGCAGCCAACAGTCCCAGGCTCTTCACTGTAAACCACTTATTAGCAAGTATTCCGGGTTTGACAGATAGCAAGCAAGTCATTCCTTATCCTGGTCAGTCAATGCCAGCAGGTCTGTGCTGGCCTTATGCCGATGGAGACTTTCTTAAGGATAGAAATGAGTTTCATATTAACTCGTTTTCAAGTATGGAAAACAATGGTGACTCTTTATCTGCTTCAAATTGGAATTTCAAATACAGAAACTGCAGTGTGGAAGAAAGTATCACAGATGAGAGTGACTTGTCCGAAAACGAGAAAATGAATGACTCTCTGCTCAGCTACTTTAAAAAGATGGACCTGAAGTTAAAGCCAGAAAGGATAGAACATGTGGAGAGAGCTTTCACAGAGGAAGCAGACGAAGTGTCTGTATATGCCGACTTTCTCCCTGCCCCTTTCAACACTCTGGACCTGCACAGATTTGCCTTCTCAAAATGTGAAAGCTGGAGGGCAGCCGTGGACCCTCCAGAAAGTTCCATTGAGCGCTTGATAATTCGTTTATTGGAACTGGAAAGATTACAACATAtgaccatacagagagagaggccAAGACTCCAAAGCACTTTCTGCAGCTCCATGTTCTCAGTGGCAGAACGACCCTCTTCCTCTAAAGCCATTGCACTGAAAGCCAAGCCTCCGAAGAATCCTGAAACATCGACTCTCCAGACCTCTGGCATAGATAAAAATCGAGACAAGAGAAAAAACAACTCTGGCTCTGGCAAACCAGAACAAAATGTTTCCAAAGGGAGCTTGAGCAAAAGTAAGTCGAACTCTAGACAGTTGCTAAAATGTCCATCCACTTCAAAACAGTGTGCTGTGGCCCACGATGACCTAAAGAATTCCAAAAACTCCATTTTAAACTCTTGCCAGGAACCCCCACCCAAGCCTACTAATACTACCCAAGCAACTCAACCGATGGCTAAAGTGGTCTCAACAAGATGCCTCCCACCGAGGTCCCCGATGCCAGTTTCCCCTATACCCCTGTCCTTCCCTGAAAATCCAAGGGAAGAAGGTAAAGTGCCAAGGACCAAAAAGAAATGTCACCGAAAAAGCATACTACTGAATCGATCTTTCTATATTCAGAAGCGAAACTGCTTATCACCTTCACTTATAGCCAGGGGCAAGTGCTCACCCACTGACCAAAAATAG